The following DNA comes from Magnolia sinica isolate HGM2019 chromosome 18, MsV1, whole genome shotgun sequence.
TGGTATAGGCAATtcgtcaggtggggcccactggacaTCCCTGGCCAAAAAGTCCACTCATCCGTTAAGTAGCACGTGTGTtttgcaactctctctctctctaaccgtgtgtggcccactgagatagagaaaagaaaagaaaatactctgGCCTGGCGTGATGGACGACAGGCAGTCATATAAGAAATTGCATCCTTCGAATATAGATAAATCAAATTCAAGTGTCAGAATTGTGGGCCGTAGATATATCATGACCCAAAAACTACAATTATTTCTTTTACTAATTATCCTACTGGTGGACATtttttggacggttgaaaataaaaatatccaacggtcttattacaacaaaaaaaaaaaaaaaaagtgtccgtTAATCAGAAGTTAGGATTATTTGACTAATCTGATTTTAGGACTGTCACTTTGCAACAGTGAGTTCTATAATTCAGTCAGTTTACtgtgagtgcctgtgtatcaaatgtctaagtgcctgtgtatcaaatgTCACATGCAGTTGGAGTAACAAATAACTCCATTTTTGAGAAATGCTGAGGTGAGTCAGCATATATGAATGCTAAGTGGGCCTAGgcatattcatggtgggcccttttACATGAATGCccagatgtcatgcacacatatGCCAGGCTGGCTTCTGTCCCACTACTTCCTTGCCTCAAATGACGCCATGTGGAATCTAATCAAGGATCTGCGATTGACATTGAGTCAGCCTCGTTATTTACATGCCACCATTAAAAGATGGTGCATTTTACATGGATATTCGGGTGGAAAATATCCTATGATTGTGAACTTGTAGATGGTGCCGATGAAGTGAAAGTGGAGCATGATGGTCTAGCCATATTAGTGATTTGGCCACCACACGACCCAGATCCAGGAGACCGACTACTGGTTTATTTAAATATTAGAAATTGGGTCCAGTCAAATGAAGACTTACTCAAGTCTTCAAGTCAAACCGACACGGCAAGAGAGGAGGAGAATGATGGATGATGCGCAGGCTCTTACAATGGAGGCATCAACTGAGATTATGCTTGTCTGGGGCCGTTGGGAGCCACCCCCTGAGATTTTTATGCTTAAACATTATTTTGAGCCATACAACAGTTCTTGTCATGCTTGTTACTTGTTAGAGTGGGAATGGGGATTTTGGTAGATTAGTTAATCAAGGTAGATTAGTGCTGATGTTGAGATCTAATTGTTCCTGCTAGTCTGTTGTGTACCTGCAAAATCAAGTGGGATTGGGGATTTTGGTTGTAGCCAGGGACCCTCTCCAATGCCTAATTTAGAATAATCACACAATAGATCTAAtcaatttagggcccgtttggccgggtggattggaagggattgaatggtattagggtggatggcatggatttcagggtaatgatggtgttgccgagtggattgtcttaagatccatgggattgctatatcccgggattgctatatcaagtctgtttggcatgccaggccaatcctgggattaaaccttcccatcccttccaatccctcaaaccaaacacgtcctaggcaaatttgaacggattagggtggattggatgggatttaaaggtaatgatggtgttgtcagtggattgtcttaagatccgtgGGATTGCTGTATCTCGGGATCaggtcacccagtctgtttggcacgccccgccaatcccgggatttaacttccgatcccatctaataccatccaatcccttccaatccgccaggccaaacgggcccttagggtaATAGTGCATACCTACTTCTATAGGTTAGGGCCTTTGGTCAAGGCCAAGTTGGCATTCATAATCGTCCATCGGTTCGGACAGTGAGATGTCAACTAGGTGACCGAGGTCACCGCTCATAGTTGGTGCTCGGAGTGGTCACGGAGGTCATGTTCGGCTTTTGAGGCTGCGCTCTTACCCAATCTCTCATCCAAACTATTTGCCTTGGTTGTTTCCATCTCATTCCAGTTGTTTTGTCAATCCAGTTTTACCCATAATAATTAGGATATTTCTTTTTACCCATAATAATTAGGTCTTATATGTCTCTCTCAAATTCTTAAGTTATTCTATATATTCCTGTTATTCTAGAGAAATAAACAGAACTCTCCCACTTGACTGAATAGAAGCTAGAGTGCTTACTCTCCAAAAATCAAACAGATTGGttttcatcaagtggaccaacaAGGGGAGCAAAAAAATCCTTTTTTGTTGAAATCTCCATTTGCAATaattgcatccaaacaggcccttgattACATAAACCATCAGTTTGGCCAACATTTACTCGGCAAAATGATAATATCCAATGATCCTTTTTCACAAACAAAGTGTTCACGAATCACAAGTTAGGAAACATGATAATGGACGCCAACTATAGGTTTGTGTGGGAGGCCACCATAGcctttatttttcatcaaatccattcattaggtgtgaccatccagatgaagggaatatTGATCTTCTGTATATACGGTGAACATAAGGGTTATTAAACAGAGTTGAATTTAAGCCAGGGCCCACATAAAAGCCCATGAAATCCTATACTGGCTGGGCTCGGACTGAGCTGATGGGCTCTTAAAGAAAGCTCAAACCTGGCCTGGTTATTAAAAAGAGTTATATTAAGGCCCGAGCCCGACCTAAAATCCGGACGGGCTGGTCCTAAGGTGGACAACATGTGTGTTCTAAGTGGACCAGGTcatgttcatggtggggccttccATATGAATGCCCAAAGATCAAGAACACATGTGCCAGGCTGGCTTCTGTGCCTCAAATGACGCCATGTGAAATCTAATCATGGATTTACGATTGACATTGGGTCAGCCTCGTTATTTACGTGGTGCATTTTACATGGATAGTCCAGTGGAAAATCTCTTTATGGTTGTGAACTTGTAGATGGTGCCGATGAAATGAAAGTGGAGTATGATGATCGAGCCATATTAGTGATTTGACCACCCACCATACGTCTAAAGACCACTGGTTTGTTTAATTATTAGAAATTTGGTCAAGTCAAATGAAGACTTCTTCAAGTAAGTAAACCTGACACGGCTAGAGAGGAGGAAAAACTTTCATGCTCTGGAAAAGCGTGATGGATGATGCGCAGGCTCTTAGAAGTTACTCATCAATTtcatacgtggcatacaagtaattcaaattaaacttgaAAATTATTGGTCCCAGCTTAGATGCATGATCAACCAACGATTACGCTTATTTGGAGCTGTTGTGACGCATCCTCAAATGTAGCTTTTGATGCCTAAACACTAATTTGAGCTATGATTGTTAGAGTATGTTAGGATAGATTTGGATAATCAGTCCAAAGCGGCCCATGATTCTGTAACCAGCTGTTTGGCCGACATTTATTGagcaaaatgaaaatatccaatgatccttCCATGAATCCAACGGTAAGTttatgtgggggccaccatagcgtgtatctttcatcaaatccattcattaggtgtgaccgtccagatgaagggaatatacaaaAATAAGCCCTTGTCCGTAGCTCACGCATGCCAGACAACTCATAAGTTTCAGGTTCAATTTAGGTCGTTCCTAGCTGTACGGTATGACCCATAGGAGGTAGGTTTTTCTTTTCTCGGGGAAGTCACCTGATGGaggaagtggatttcacatataaaaCATGGTTGGCCACACAGCTGTGTAATGAACTAAAAGAGGTCATTGCTGATGTGATGTGGCCCTTAACCTCATTGCCATGTCCGGATGTCAATCTATTGCTCTTTATTGCAATTGAACTGTCCCGAGATCACACCAACGGATCAACGCTGACCATTTGATCCGGGGCCTTAAAAagaatggtgaaaattattaaCAGAACAATCACATTTGATGACATTAATTTCTATTAGATGGTCAAGATTACCCAGTTGATGTATTTTTGTATGATGGCAATCCACCATGTAAGCAAACCGGATAGATGCTCATCCTTGGACGATCACGTCATCAATTAgtaggccccacctgaaattgCACTGGTCGCATGTTACTGTTACTCGTGCTCTACCAACCGTCCTTTTTCACGCAAAGAGAACCCAGTTTCCTCACAAATTAGCCATTGGAGAACCAATCTGAAGGTCAATAGATGGATTGATCAGAGCCATCAAAAGCAGGGTCCTGGTGTTCGGTAGTATGGGCACATTGTCCTTGTTTTGATTTCCTGGTTCATTTCTCCTAAAGACTACCAAGGGATTCCCTATACATAGTAGGCTCATCAGATGAACGGTCTCAATCACAAAAAATTGGGCCCATTTCATGAAATCTGTCCCAAAAGGCTGTATACATAAAAAAGCAATAGCCTTACTAGACATAAATCCTTTGAGAGGCTCAGGTGGACTCCACCCACCGACATGTTGTGGCCCCACCGTGTATCGCATCTGATTTGACCCCAAAATCATCTTGGTTGGACGATCAATGCCATCCAACTGAGAGCTCAAAAAACATGTGATTAGCCTGTTTTTCCTCTTGCCGTCTATTTTGCAAGCCCTTCATCAAGTGGGGGCTTTGAGCAACCAATGGTAGTGATTTTGGGACCAAGTGCAATCTACAGCAAACCACTCAGACCCAGCAGTCTTTCATGATCATGGGAGGGCCCACCTGTCCAGCTGGATTATGGCTTTTGTCATTCACCCAATAACAAATACCTTGGAGAGAGCAATTTCATTGTTTCACATTTCATTTGTGTAAGTTGCAACTCCACTTAAATTACAAACCTTGAAAGCTTGGCTCTGATGATTCATTATAAATTTCATGTAACACGGCAAAACAtatctatagagagagagagagagagagagagagagtagtaagaaaatcaagctacaacCAAACCGATGTCAACATCCCAGCCATTGGATGACATCATATAAAGAATATATAAGAACAACAAAATTTAATGAATCAAGAACCTACAGCGCCATTAAATTAAAAGGATCCTAAAAACTCACAGATTTTCGGGATGGGGAAGCTGTGGCCCGGCCCATCCAACGAAGAAGGCTTCCCATCTTCTCTTCTTGAAGTTCTGAAGATGTTCAGCCATGCCAGTTTTCTATAAGAAACTCTTAGACGTTCCATTTTCTTCAGCTTTTCATCATAGGCTCTGCTTCTTAGCGTACCAAAGCTTCTTCTGGCAGATCAAAATCTTCTCCTTCTGCGTCTCATATTCAGTGTTTTGTTTCTGGCAATTCCACCTCAACCCTTTGGCAGTGGTAGATATGGCATTCATAAAATAGCTAGACTCACGGATAATGGCATACCCATTGGGACGTAGGATACGATCCATCTCAAGGAGCACGTATTTCATGTCACACCTGCAGGACAAATCATTTATATAAAGCATATCAGTGACTCTGCATATGGCCCTCGAGACTATGACACAATGCATATTTGTATTTCTTGCAAATCCAGCCACCCTCCTCACATTTGAACTAGGAGTAAAGAGGAATTATAGGAAACTTTGCAAGAGCATATGCTCAGGTTTCCAGTTCAAACGAGGGGGCTCCATGGTTAGGAAATCCAGACCATGGCCATGTTACACAAGCCATGGATAGATCATGCCCCAAAAGATTTCTGCAATAGGACAAACATAGCCATTCGATTTTTAGCCACAAGCAGACAGGAGTCCCAAAGATGGCCAATTAGGATTTTCAATCTGGGATACTTTTGGGGTGTGATTGCATCCACAGCGGGACTCAACAGATTGCATTACCAAATCAAGGGCCTGACCTCATCACAGATAACTAGATGATGAGAAACCTCTGCTTAAGGATCCCATGAGTGCTCAGGTATAGATAGTAGGTGTCACAATGGCCTGGCATGGCTGAATTGTGTAGGAATTAAGCTCGGTTTATTGGGCTGCGGCTGGGTCCAGGCCTTAAAACTCATCCCCAAGAAATTATCCAGGCTGACCCTGGCCAATATTGGGCCCCGAACATTGGCCCATTACGACCTGGCTAATGTAAACATTGATAAGCCACTACATTGTGGATTCATGCTGAGTCTATAGGACAACAGGGTGGGTCCTTAAAATCTGGTCAACCTGCAGTGTTCCgccaaaagaaataaataaacataacgtaaaaaaaaaaaaaaaagaagaaagattttAAGAGCTTTACCTTTGACTTTCAGAAGTAAAGAGGCCATCAAGATGCAAAAGATCATATGTCCTAGGATACGTTGAGAATGGCTCACACCTACAAGAGTGCAATGGATAAAGGACCACCAAACATCAGATTAAAAGATAATGGCAGCCAGACATTATGTATTTTGTGAAATTAAAAAACTGTATAGATTGCATTTAAAACCTATACATAAAAGATCGTGACCATGCATAACCTCATCCATGCTTGGATGTGCACTGTGCTATAAGTAACCTACAAAGAAGCGTGTACCATGGTTTTTAACATTGGCTAGACCAAGTTGAATTAGCCAAGTTGATACAGCATCAATGGAGACAAAACCATGTAGGCCCTACTGAAAGATGCATGGCTAATCAAGTCGGAATAGCTCTGACTGAGCCAGAATGAGTGGTACTGGTTTCTGTCTCCAGGCAAGTCCCACTCTGAACCAATGTTTATAACCATGGAATGCATGCACAATACATCGAGTTCCCATATGCATTCACATACCAATCATGGTAAGTTCCGATCAATCCCCGGTCATAGACCACAGCCAGCGAATTCGCACCATAGGAAGAGACCACATTCATGACCCATAGAGGATCATCAATAAGCGCAGCAGCTAAACCTCCATAAGCTGTATTCATGTCCATGACATTTCTTATCTCATCAGTTCCAAGCGCAGGCAACAAGGTCTTGTAATGCTTCACCCTCGCCTTCCATTTACTGTTATCATGCTTGAATGCGTTGGGGTTCCCACCAGGAACTGTCGAAATGCGCTCAGGAGTGACATGTAACCGCTCGGGCCAGTTTGGAATAGAACCCACTCCCGATTTTTTGAGATTCGGGTTTGGAACAACCAGGCAAGAGCGGAGTGGCGTGTACCATGCTGCATCAGGTTCTGTGCTGTCATCACAATTTGGTGGGTAGACATCAGGCGGGCCACGCTGATCATAACAGCTGCTGTCTGAAGATTTTTGCCACACGGCTATGTCATCCTTTTGATCGTATAATTTGAAGCACATGCTTGTTAGCAGCATCTGTAACTTGTCATAATCTGACTTCTGCTCTTCAATAGTCGTGTCCCATCCTTTCCAGCGGCGCTGGTAGTTCACTGGCGGACCGGAGAGGACCCAGAAGCCACCTGGCCGAAGTATGCGTTGTATCTCCATGAGATAAATTCCACCTGAAACAAAGTGGTTCTACCTGTGAGTGCCGAACATGCATACAATATGAAACTAAGAGACTACAGGTCAGACATCTCTCTTATCTGTCCATGAAACGATTGAACTGAGGGAGCATTTATCACATCAGCCATTTGCATTTTGCTGGATGCATCAAATCTCTCCAGTTCTGCACAATGCATAATCCAACACCAATATAGTTCCATTCTCACCCAAACAGACCACATCCTTTCAAATGCATTTGAGAATCTTTCAATTTATATTCTGCAACGCATGTATCCTAAGACCTCATTGAAGAATCAAAATAGGTAGAGTTTCCACATCATTAAACATGTCAAGAGAGAAGTGAATTACCAAATTCTGTCCATGGTATAAGGCATCTAGAGCAGTGGGCCATATCAAACGAATTGGAGGAGAAAGGAAGGCGCTGCGTAGAAATGATTCCCAAGATTGCTGGAATCCCACGTTCAAGTGCAAATTGAACTTGAGCCTCGTGATTGTCTCTCGGCGCAAGAGAAATAGTTAAAATTCCACGGTCTAATAAATCACCTCCCCAACTTGCAACCTACACAGTAGATGCATATGCacataaatgaaatgaaaaaaaaaaaaagataaacagTTCAGACAATAGAAAAGATAGTTTAtttttatcaagatgatattttttgtGATATTTACCCCTTATTCACCCTGCATTTGACTGCACTGAATATCGtaaattttttaatgatatttcatggttaatcagtctaatttggtgcaaaatatcatgaatttatctttctttctttttttccttttgggaAAGATGAAGAATTTTATTCAGCAAAGCCAAGAGAAAACAAAGcacaagaaagaaagagaaaaataaaaacacaacAAATGAAAGGGAAAAGAAAGGAACTAACAAAAAATACAACACACCAGCCCCACGGCTGGAAGGAACCCCTAACAACATCAAGGCACCCATGAATTTCGTGAttacttggtgcaaccaaatgcatccTCAAGGACAatgttttttttatcattttcccTACGGTGGAGGAAAATAGATATGCTAGATATGCAATGAAGAAGAAGCATTGAGGTGTTTCAAGGAGCCTGGATGAAAGTGACTAATTAACCCCTTAGAATCTTAAAGCCCGTTTGGATACtgttaaaagagagaaaaagaaaaaagaacagaaaattgtaatgattattcaATGATAATTTCCAAGATTTCCATCAGCACCATTGGAAAATGGATAGCAAGCGGAAATCCCATATTTGTGAGACAAAGTCACCTTGTGAGTGAGTATTTAACTATGGAGGGTAATCATTGCCATGTGTAATCTACTATTTCCTTTGCCTATCCAAACATAGTGAAACGTCCATGGGAAAAAAAGTCATtatctcctctctttttttcctttcttttaacaCTATCAAAACAGAGACTTAGGTACAATTGTTCGAGTCAAGTTACAAAATACCAAAGAAAACAGACATTATCCAACAAGAGTAACCTCGCCCTCCACACCAACACCAACAGCTCAACATAAGGCATCAGCCTTGACACAAGAAACTTCGCTAAAATACAAACATCTACCTACAGATACCCGTGCTTGATCCAACTAATGACCTAGCAACAAGGTACACAATCCATCACTAGAGCCATATTTAGATAATCCCATATGATGGCCATAGAAAGCCAAATTCATCAAGACATAGTTTGTCTAAACTTCCCTAAACATGCTCCCACATGCATGGTATGATGTACATGGACTATGAGATTCATTAATGACATAGTggtaaccagtgttcgaaatatcgatactatcagccAATACATAggccgatattatcattatcgcacccctgcgagacgatacactcgcaataacccccggaagataccaaaaaacccaaaatctagatatcggccgatatatcgtcgatatcgcacgacaTTTTGACAATATCGCACaatttcctctccattattgtcAAACATCGACATCATCATtcgaaaaaatcagaaaaaaaaaattagagggtggatttcgatacctgtagaagagatcgccatgatcggaagctcccatttggtgggccattcgaattgaAGCGTCATTCCTAGGTTACCACAAATAAAATCTCCAATTTTGGAGAGAAATCCGGAGACATCCTCACTGATACGatgaaatttgggagaaattttagggttccggcttccggaaccctctctgcttaaAAAAAGGTCGTTCGAGCCTTTtatttggacgcggattagctactgacagtttGAGTAGCgagatcgctactgaagtgacgtcaccaagttacgtgggtcccaccatgatgaattgttacggtccatccatttggagatatcattttaggacatgagtcaaatAACGAGGCAGACAAAaatctgtaatggaccccactacagaagacagtggagaaagtgacatccactgttgaaaccttcctaaggtccaccgtgatgtttatttgagatccaacccgttaataagttgaaaaagacattataaaagggaaaaatatatatatatcagcttaattgaaaacttttgtggccctcagaagtttttaatggtgggcgtcactctctccactgctttctgtggtggggtccattggacctttgaatcttagtcattcttaggctcatagcataaaatgttctctccaaatggatggatggtgtggatacaaaacatacatcatggtggggcccatggaacttggtgacctcaattcagtagcaagtctcgctactcaacctgtcagtagctaatctgcgcccCTTTTTTAATCGAAATCGAGTaccggtgtgttgacgtcaccaagttctgtgggtcccatcatgaggtatgtgttatatccagaccattcgtccatttggcgagctctttgtaaggcttgagccgaaaaatacgacaaatccaaagatcaactggaccacactgcaaacagcagtggtacattgaacatccaccattgaaacccttttgggggtcacggaagttttggatcaatatgatatttatttttcctcttcatccaggtctgtgtgacctaattaacagattggatggaaaataaacattatggtgggccctacgaatgtattaatggtgagaatcagtcccccactactatttgtggtgtggtccacttgagctttggatatcactcatttttgggttcatgatctaaaatgatctctccaaatgcatgaacggtgtagatataataaatacattattgtggggccatgtaactttgaaatgtttgtacaacttgagcccgaggAGCATCAGCGCCGTAttaggatttcctgccaaagccttccgcaggaagttcctgcgcttgaaaccttagtggggcctaccatgatgtttgtgaggaatccactccgtccatccgttttgtgagatcattttaggacattgaataaaaaatgagtaggatctaatactcaagtgtgccaaaaatgtgagaattgaacatccacacttgaaatattcgtggggccacataagttttgaatcaaactaatatttgtattttcaattcatccgtgtaggaataacgttatgaacggtatggatggcatgttaacatcattgtcgacccaaggaggtttcaacggtaggaattttcctacccaccttttcctttagtgcggcccactttagtcttggatcctgctcatttttgctctcaagtgctaaaatgatctcaaaaaacgaatggacgaggtggatttcttacaaacatcacagtgggccccacctaggttttgagCAAAGGAACTTGGTAGGAAATCTGCGTACAATCAGCGCCCCACCCCCAGTGTGGT
Coding sequences within:
- the LOC131234039 gene encoding probable methyltransferase PMT21, producing MKSKDHRPDHPDKSSRLVPMSILFIVLCGFSFYLGGIFCNERNILHMNDARRPVQTPKEVTTVSLHVQPVAFPECGSDYQDYTPCTDPQRWKKYQRHRLSFLERHCPPIFERKECLVPPPDGYKSPIRWPTSKNECWYRNVPYDWINSQKSNQNWLRKSGEKFLFPGGGTMFPKGVSAYVDLMQDLIPGMKDGSIRTAIDTGCGVASWGGDLLDRGILTISLAPRDNHEAQVQFALERGIPAILGIISTQRLPFSSNSFDMAHCSRCLIPWTEFGGIYLMEIQRILRPGGFWVLSGPPVNYQRRWKGWDTTIEEQKSDYDKLQMLLTSMCFKLYDQKDDIAVWQKSSDSSCYDQRGPPDVYPPNCDDSTEPDAAWYTPLRSCLVVPNPNLKKSGVGSIPNWPERLHVTPERISTVPGGNPNAFKHDNSKWKARVKHYKTLLPALGTDEIRNVMDMNTAYGGLAAALIDDPLWVMNVVSSYGANSLAVVYDRGLIGTYHDWCEPFSTYPRTYDLLHLDGLFTSESQRCDMKYVLLEMDRILRPNGYAIIRESSYFMNAISTTAKGLRWNCQKQNTEYETQKEKILICQKKLWYAKKQSL